Proteins from a single region of Apium graveolens cultivar Ventura chromosome 7, ASM990537v1, whole genome shotgun sequence:
- the LOC141671605 gene encoding F-box/kelch-repeat protein At2g43270-like: protein MAEIRPNPTLSDDLVNEILLRVPVKSLLCFQLVCKTWLSLINDPAFVKAQLLRANTVETDQVLIMNRFQRCEGDKISLLHIDSRQILADLKFPYECSQDVFCRIVGSANGIVCVAVDFDIYFWNPATRQSKLIPSYIGTCNELYGETLGFGYDPISHDFKVVRLALPPSVEVYSANKNVWRKVPDPIDDTPVHAKFDVCVNGFLCGIGCFGMVVFDLNKEVLNCAIKLPVHNYCYDCIIKFKNSIAFIIILNGLNDDDDETDPRLCEKISMWSLDDDACLRDGGVEPSWTIMFSIDFVNPDVTNTEQSSHQH from the coding sequence ATGGCGGAGATTAGACCAAATCCAACACTTTCGGATGATCTAGTCAACGAGATTCTGTTACGCGTACCAGTGAAATCATTACTATGTTTCCAGTTAGTCTGCAAGACCTGGTTATCCCTCATTAACGACCCTGCTTTCGTCAAAGCTCAACTCCTTCGTGCCAACACAGTCGAAACTGATCAAGTTCTTATCATGAACCGTTTTCAACGTTGTGAAGGTGATAAAATTTCTCTCCTTCACATTGATTCTCGTCAAATCCTGGCTGATCTTAAGTTTCCGTATGAATGTTCACAAGATGTGTTTTGTAGAATTGTTGGTTCTGCTAATGGTATTGTTTGTGTTGCTGTTGATTTCGATATTTATTTTTGGAATCCTGCTACTAGACAATCCAAACTTATTCCGTCTTATATTGGTACATGTAATGAGCTTTATGGAGAAACTCTAGGTTTTGGTTATGATCCGATAAGTCATGATTTTAAGGTTGTTAGGCTTGCATTGCCTCCTTCTGTTGAGGTGTATTCTGCTAATAAAAATGTTTGGCGAAAGGTGCCTGATCCAATTGACGACACTCCTGTTCATGCAAAATTTGATGTATGTGTTAACGGATTCTTGTGTGGTATTGGATGCTTTGGTATGGTGGTGTTTGATTTGAACAAGGAGGTGCTGAATTGTGCTATTAAGCTCCCTGTTCATAATTATTGTTATGATTGCATCATCAAGTTTAAGAATTCTATTGCTTTTATTATAATACTAAATGGATtgaatgatgatgatgatgagacTGATCCGAGATTGTGTGAGAAAATTAGCATGTGGAGCTTAGATGATGATGCCTGCCTTCGTGATGGTGGAGTTGAGCCATCATGGACAATAATGTTTAGTATTGATTTTGTCAATCCAGATGTTACTAACACAGAACAATCAAGTCATCAACATTAA
- the LOC141671603 gene encoding uncharacterized protein LOC141671603 codes for MSVEETVGSLKAHEERMCGQKENGEQLLLTEEEWTKKESKDGKLLLTREEWLKRAGKGGSGSNFEARGRDTNRSYRDRNKIRCYNCSAYGHFYAECRKAKRERESRNEVNFTQVEADEPTLLLAKCNVDTEKMILLNEEGITPKLNGGGNNGSSEFSIWYLDNGASNHTTGLRSMFEELDKTVAGEVRFGDGSTVQIQGKGSVFFTTEDGKKCMLREVYFTPRLCNNIISLGQLSESGSKTLIKSDFL; via the coding sequence ATGTCTGTAGAGGAAACGGTCGGATCCCTTAAGGCTCACGAGGAGAGGATGTGTGGGCAGAAGGAGAATGGTGAACAACTTCTTTTGACTGAAGAAGAGTGGACGAAAAAGGAAAGTAAAGATGGAAAATTACTTCTCACACGAGAGGAGTGGTTAAAGCGAGCAGGAAAAGGAGGCTCAGGAAGCAACTTTGAAGCGAGAGGAAGAGATACCAATCGAAGCTACAGAGACAGAAACAAGATACGATGCTATAACTGCAGTGCTTATGGGCACTTTTATGCTGAATGTCGTAAGGCAAAAAGAGAAAGAGAATCAAGGAACGAAGTAAATTTCACACAGGTTGAGGCTGATGAACCTACGCTTCTGTTGGCTAAGTGCAATGTTGATACGGAAAAGATGATCCTATTAAACGAAGAGGGAATAACTCCAAAACTCAATGGTGGTGGGAATAATGGGTCGAGTGAATTTAGTATATGGTATCTTGACAACGGGGCCAGTAATCACACGACTGGCTTGCGTAGCATGTTCGAAGAACTGGATAAAACAGTTGCTGGGGAAGTACGGTTTGGTGATGGCTCCACAGTGCAGATACAAGGAAAGGGCTCAGTGTTTTTCACAACCGAGGATGGCAAGAAGTGTATGCTAAGAGAGGTATATTTTACCCCACGCCTGTGCAATAATATTATTAGTTTAGGACAGTTATCTGAAAGTGGTAGTAAAACTCTTATTAAAAGCGATTTCTTATAG